The Rhododendron vialii isolate Sample 1 chromosome 5a, ASM3025357v1 genome contains a region encoding:
- the LOC131325544 gene encoding protein DETOXIFICATION 45, chloroplastic-like, whose amino-acid sequence MTAAQLTGGSLSSELISTSSEWNTVNRVTRSDRSGQPRGCCNFVALVGRNRLSHGSVFRHISSRLSCQRRSNFAVVKNQLSSDYGVESSSYVDESSTMDEHHLTSSMERSLELTEGVKPHVQSVKRELLMLSLPAIAGQAIEPLTQLMETAYIGRLGSVELASAGVSMSIFNIISKLFNIPLLSVATSFVAEDISKSASRISTSDDGRQHESGNGKPFDGIDTRHQLSSVSTALFLAVVIGIIEALALYLGSGFFLTLMGIPPDSSMRSPAKRFLSLRALGAPAVVVSLALQGVFRGFKDTKTPVLCLGVGNFCAIFLFPILMYYFRFGVIGAAISTVISQYIVTVSMIWHLSKRAVLLPPKLKNLQFGGYIKSGGFLLGRTLAVLVTLTLGTSMAARQGPVAMAAHQICLQVWLAVSLLTDALAASSQTLIASSLSKGDYRTLREVTNFVLKIGWLTGVSLAAILGVSFGSLATLFTKDAEVLAVVRTGVLFVSASQPVNALAFIFDGLHYGVSDFPYAACSMMMVGAISSAYLLYIPSVFGLPGVWSGLTLFMALRTAAGYIRLSSKNGPWWFLHEELKRPEHFD is encoded by the exons ATGACTGCGGCGCAACTCACTGGTGGTTCACTCTCTAGTGAACTGATAAGTACGAGTAGCGAATGGAACACTGTCAACCGGGTGACAAGGTCAGACCGTTCGGGACAGCCGAGGGGATGTTGTAACTTTGTTGCATTAGTTGGTAGGAACAGATTGAGCCATGGTTCTGTTTTTCGGCACATATCCTCGAGATTGTCTTGTCAAAGAAGGAGCAATTTTGCTGTGGTGAAAAATCAATTGAGTTCAGATTATGGGGTGGAGTCTTCTTCTTATGTGGATGAGAGTTCTACGATGGACGAACACCACCTAACGAGTTCAATGGAAAGATCTTT GGAGCTCACGGAGGGTGTGAAACCACATGTTCAGAGTGTGAAACGCGAGCTTCTAATGCTTTCTTTGCCAGCGATTGCCGGACAGGCTATTGAGCCATTGACACAATTGATGGAGACAGCATATATTGGTAGATTGG GCTCTGTGGAGTTGGCGTCAGCTGGTGTTTCCATGTCAATCTTTAACATTATTTCGAAGCTATTTAATATTCCTCTCCTCAGTGTTGCTACATCTTTCGTGGCTGAAGATATTTCAAAAAGTGCCAGCAGAATTTCCACTTCAG ATGATGGTCGTCAGCATGAAAGTGGCAATGGTAAACCTTTTGATGGGATAGATACCCGGCACCAACTATCCTCCGTGTCTACGGCACTATTTTTAGCTGTTGTCATTGGTATCATTGAGGCTTTGGCCTTGTATTTGGGATCTGGATTTTTTCTGACCTTGATGGGAATACCACCG GATTCCTCCATGCGTTCTCCAGCAAAGCGATTTCTTTCTCTCAGAGCGCTTGGTGCTCCTGCGGTTGTAGTTTCCCTAGCTCTTCAAGGCGTGTTCCGTGGTTTTAAGGATACAAAAACACCTGTGTTATGTCTAG GTGTTGGTAATTTTTGTGCTATATTTCTGTTTCCCATACTCATGTATTATTTTCGGTTCGGTGTGATTGGAGCAGCGATTTCCACTGTTATCTCTCA atacattgttacCGTCTCAATGATTTGGCATTTGAGTAAGAGAGCTGTATTATTGCctccaaagttgaaaaatcTGCAATTTGGGGGTTATATAAAATCTG GTGGTTTTCTTCTCGGTAGAACTCTTGCTGTTCTTGTAACATTGACACTAGGGACTTCAATGGCTGCCCGTCAAGGTCCAGTAGCTATGGCTGCTCACCAAATATGCTTACAAGTATGGTTGGCTGTATCTCTCCTCACAGATGCACTGGCTGCATCTAGTCAG ACTTTGATTGCAAGTTCTTTATCAAAAGGCGATTACAGAACTTTGAGGGAGGTTACAAACTTTGTGTTAAAG ATAGGGTGGCTCACAGGAGTTTCCTTGGCTGCTATTTTGGGTGTATCTTTCGGTTCTTTGGCCACCTTGTTTACCAAGGATGCTGAAGTATTAGCAGTTGTTAGAACTGGGGTGTTG TTTGTCAGTGCCAGTCAACCTGTTAATGCTCTAGCTTTTATTTTTGATGGTCTCCATTATGGTGTTTCAGACTTCCCGTATGCTGCTTGTTCCATG ATGATGGTGGGGGCAATATCTTCTGCTTACCTTCTATACATTCCTTCCGTTTTTGGTCTCCCCGGTGTGTGGTCCGGCTTGACTCTTTTTATGGCTTTACGTACGGCAGCAGGATACATCAG ATTATCGTCAAAAAATGGTCCGTGGTGGTTTCTGCATGAGGAGTTAAAGAGACCTGAG CATTTCGATTGA
- the LOC131325548 gene encoding lysM domain-containing GPI-anchored protein 2-like yields MGFTTAVLPVLSFYLVAAFTLTPTAAQFACNSTGATCNGLVGYASPNATTLGHIKSLFGIKNLRNLLGANGLNLSTPSTHPVAANETLQIPFGCLCRNGTGLPRSHRPAYTVVPGDGLYHIAAEVFAGLVTYQQIQAVNNISNADKINVGEDLWIPLPCSCDEVGGERVVHYGYVVPGGATLEEIAQEYNTTQDTLLALNGLASPKDLLAGAVLDVPLQACTSMVGNNSFDYPLLVCNGTYIFTAGNCVMCTCDAANNWTLQCVPSQVKSNLWKTCPSMQCEGAESLYIGNTTTSSCNRTSCAYAGYNNQTIFTTVSTESTCPVSANNAQKLSLQGWSWSYLLISIHLVVLCSRLIN; encoded by the exons ATGGGTTTCACCACGGCGGTGCTACCCGTCCTGTCCTTCTACTTGGTGGCCGCCTTTACATTAACGCCGACAGCAGCCCAATTCGCATGCAACTCCACGGGCGCCACCTGCAACGGCCTGGTAGGCTACGCGTCCCCGAACGCCACCACGCTGGGCCACATCAAGAGCCTGTTCGGTATCAAGAACCTCCGCAACCTCCTCGGCGCCAACGGCCTCAATCTCTCCACCCCTTCCACCCACCCCGTCGCCGCCAACGAGACCCTCCAAATCCCCTTCGGGTGCCTCTGCCGCAACGGGACCGGGCTCCCCCGGAGCCACCGCCCGGCATACACGGTGGTCCCAGGCGACGGACTGTACCACATCGCGGCGGAAGTTTTTGCCGGGCTGGTGACATACCAGCAGATCCAG GCTGTTAATAACATATCGAATGCGGATAAGATTAATGTGGGGGAGGATCTCTGGATCCCACTGCCGTGTAGCTGTGATGaggtgggtggagagagagtcGTTCATTATGGGTACGTGGTGCCAGGTGGGGCCACGTTGGAGGAGATTGCACAGGAGTATAATACGACACAGGATACACTTCTCGCCCTCAATGGTCTGGCTTCTCCTAAAGATCTCTTGGCTGGTGCTGTTCTTGATGTTCCACTTCAAG CTTGTACGTCAATGGTGGGAAATAACTCATTTGACTACCCTTTACTCGTCTGTAATGGCACCTACATCTTTACTGCTGGCAACTGTGTGATGTGCACGTGCGACGCAGCAAACAACTGGAC GTTACAATGTGTGCCGTCCCAAGTTAAATCAAACCTCTGGAAGACGTGCCCTTCTATGCAATGTGAAGGTGCAGAAAGCTTGTACATTGGAAACACCACAACTTCAAGTTGTAATCGCACTTCTTGTGCCTATGCTGGTTACAATAACCAAACGATCTTCACAACCGTTTCCACTGAGTCCACTTGTCCAG TTTCGGCGAATAATGCTCAAAAGTTGAGTTTGCAAGGTTGGAGTTGGAGTTACCTTCTCATCTCCATCCACTTGGTAGTGCTCTGTAGTCGTTTGATTAACTGA
- the LOC131325550 gene encoding glycerol-3-phosphate acyltransferase 9 isoform X1 has translation MSKMNSSSSELDLDRPNIEDYLPYGCIQEPNGELRLRDLLDISPTLTEAAGAIVDDSFTRCFKSIPPEPWNWNVYLFPLWCLGVGVRYLILFPLRVLVLTIGWIIFLSAYFPVHVLLKGHDKLRKKLERGLVELICSFFVASWTGVVKYHGPRPSMRPKQVFVSNHTSMIDFIILEQMTAFAVIMQKHPGWVGLLQSTILESVGCIWFHRSEAKDREIVAKKLRDHVQGADNNPLLIFPEGTCVNNHYTVMFKKGAFELGCTVCPIAIKYNKIFVDAFWNSRKQSFTMHLLQLMTSWAVVCDVWYLEPQNLKPGETPIEFAERVRDIISVRAGLKKVPWDGYLKYSRPSPKHREMKQQSFAESVLRRLEEK, from the exons ATGAGTAAAATGAACTCATCAAGCTCTGAGTTGGACTTGGATAGGCCCAATATCGAAGATTATCTCCCTTATGGATGCATCCAAGAGCCTAACGGCGAGCTTCGCCT GCGTGATTTACTCGACATTTCACCAACTTTGACTGAAGCAGCTGGAGCCATCGTCGAT GACTCTTTTACACGTTGTTTCAAGTCAATTCCTCCGGAGCCGTGGAACTGGAATGTGTATTTGTTTCCTCTTTGGTGTTTAGGAGTGGGAGTTAGATATCTGATTCTTTTTCCGCTAAG GGTTCTGGTTTTGACAATCGGATGGATAATATTTCTTTCTGCGTACTTCCCTGTGCATGTACTTTTGAAAGGGCATGATAAGTTGAGGAAAAAGCTTGAG AGGGGTCTGGTGGAGTTAATTTGCAGCTTTTTTGTTGCATCTTGGACCGGGGTTGTCAAGTATCATGGACCGCGGCCTAGCATGCGGCCTAAGCAG GTGTTTGTGTCCAATCATACTTCAATGATTGACTTCATTATTTTGGAGCAGATGACTGCATTTGCTGTTATTATGCAGAAGCATCCTGGATGGGTTG GATTGTTGCAAAGCACTATTTTGGAGAGTGTAGGATGTATCTGGTTCCATCGCTCAGAAGCAAAGGATCGTGAAATAGTAGCAAAAAA GTTGAGGGATCACGTTCAAGGGGCTGACAATAATCCCCTTCTTATATTCCCTGAAGGAACTTGTGTGAATAACCATTATACCGTTATGTTTAAAAAG GGTGCATTTGAGCTTGGCTGCACTGTTTGCCCGATAGCAATCAAGTATAACAAAATCTTTGTGGATGCCTTTTGGAACAGTAGAAA GCAGTCCTTCACAATGCATCTATTGCAGCTTATGACATCGTGGGCTGTTGTTTGTGATGTGTGGTACTTGGAGCCTCAAAATCTGAAGCCCGGAGAGACACCCATTGAATTTGCGGAGAG GGTCAGGGACATTATTTCAGTCCGAGCAGGTCTCAAGAAGGTTCCTTGGGATGGATATTTGAAATACTCTCGCCCTAGCCCCAAGCACAGAGAGATGAA GCAACAAAGTTTTGCAGAATCAGTGCTGCGACGCTTGGAGGAAAAATGA
- the LOC131325550 gene encoding glycerol-3-phosphate acyltransferase 9 isoform X2, translated as MSKMNSSSSELDLDRPNIEDYLPYGCIQEPNGELRLRDLLDISPTLTEAAGAIVDDSFTRCFKSIPPEPWNWNVYLFPLWCLGVGVRYLILFPLRVLVLTIGWIIFLSAYFPVHVLLKGHDKLRKKLERGLVELICSFFVASWTGVVKYHGPRPSMRPKQVFVSNHTSMIDFIILEQMTAFAVIMQKHPGWVGLLQSTILESVGCIWFHRSEAKDREIVAKKLRDHVQGADNNPLLIFPEGTCVNNHYTVMFKKGAFELGCTVCPIAIKYNKIFVDAFWNSRKQSFTMHLLQLMTSWAVVCDVWYLEPQNLKPGETPIEFAERVRDIISVRAGLKKVPWDGYLKYSRPSPKHREMK; from the exons ATGAGTAAAATGAACTCATCAAGCTCTGAGTTGGACTTGGATAGGCCCAATATCGAAGATTATCTCCCTTATGGATGCATCCAAGAGCCTAACGGCGAGCTTCGCCT GCGTGATTTACTCGACATTTCACCAACTTTGACTGAAGCAGCTGGAGCCATCGTCGAT GACTCTTTTACACGTTGTTTCAAGTCAATTCCTCCGGAGCCGTGGAACTGGAATGTGTATTTGTTTCCTCTTTGGTGTTTAGGAGTGGGAGTTAGATATCTGATTCTTTTTCCGCTAAG GGTTCTGGTTTTGACAATCGGATGGATAATATTTCTTTCTGCGTACTTCCCTGTGCATGTACTTTTGAAAGGGCATGATAAGTTGAGGAAAAAGCTTGAG AGGGGTCTGGTGGAGTTAATTTGCAGCTTTTTTGTTGCATCTTGGACCGGGGTTGTCAAGTATCATGGACCGCGGCCTAGCATGCGGCCTAAGCAG GTGTTTGTGTCCAATCATACTTCAATGATTGACTTCATTATTTTGGAGCAGATGACTGCATTTGCTGTTATTATGCAGAAGCATCCTGGATGGGTTG GATTGTTGCAAAGCACTATTTTGGAGAGTGTAGGATGTATCTGGTTCCATCGCTCAGAAGCAAAGGATCGTGAAATAGTAGCAAAAAA GTTGAGGGATCACGTTCAAGGGGCTGACAATAATCCCCTTCTTATATTCCCTGAAGGAACTTGTGTGAATAACCATTATACCGTTATGTTTAAAAAG GGTGCATTTGAGCTTGGCTGCACTGTTTGCCCGATAGCAATCAAGTATAACAAAATCTTTGTGGATGCCTTTTGGAACAGTAGAAA GCAGTCCTTCACAATGCATCTATTGCAGCTTATGACATCGTGGGCTGTTGTTTGTGATGTGTGGTACTTGGAGCCTCAAAATCTGAAGCCCGGAGAGACACCCATTGAATTTGCGGAGAG GGTCAGGGACATTATTTCAGTCCGAGCAGGTCTCAAGAAGGTTCCTTGGGATGGATATTTGAAATACTCTCGCCCTAGCCCCAAGCACAGAGAGATGAAGTGA